A region from the Pelorhabdus rhamnosifermentans genome encodes:
- a CDS encoding OPT/YSL family transporter has translation VIITTSSIANDNLQDLKTGQVLGATPWHQQVALILGVGVGAVVIAPLLSLLYEAYGFVGAPAHDGQDAGSAMPAPQAALMTQIANG, from the coding sequence CCGTGATCATCACCACCTCGTCGATCGCCAACGACAACCTGCAGGACCTGAAGACCGGGCAGGTGCTGGGCGCCACGCCCTGGCACCAGCAGGTCGCGCTCATCCTCGGCGTCGGGGTCGGCGCCGTGGTGATCGCCCCGCTCCTGTCGCTGCTCTACGAGGCCTACGGCTTCGTCGGCGCGCCCGCGCATGACGGGCAGGACGCGGGGAGCGCCATGCCGGCGCCCCAGGCGGCCCTGATGACCCAGATCGCCAACGG